The following DNA comes from Kitasatospora sp. NBC_01287.
AGTTGGGGGTGGGAACTGGCGGCCGGCGTGGTCGAGGACGGTGAACGGGTTGAGGAGGCAGCGGCCCGCGAGATGCTCGAAGAGACCGGCTGGCGCCCCGGTCCGCTTCGGCACCTGCTCACGGTCGAGCCGTCCAACGGCCTGGCCGACGGCCGGCACCACGTCTACTGGTCCGAAAGCGCTGAATACGTAGGTCACCCGGAGGACGACTTCGAGTCCGAGCGCCGCGACTGGGTGCCGCTCAGCCACGTACCCGACCTGGTGGCGAAGGGCGAGATTCGAAGCGCGAACGCGGTTGCGGCGCTGCTTCTGCTCCACCACCTGCGCCGCCCCTGAGCTGCCGCATGCCGCAAGGAGGCCCTCGGACAGCGTGCGATCTGCTGGTGCTCCCCCGCAGGAGGAGAGGCACCCACGGCATGTTCGACCGCTTCCTGGAGCACGTCGACGAGCTGTGGGGTCGTGGCCGGAACAGCTGGGACATGGAGGTGGCGCAGCATGCCGAGGCGTGACTACGAGGACGATCCGAACGCACCTGAGCCGAACAGCCTGGTGCCCGCCGCGTCGGTGGTGGTGGTCGGCGACGACGGCCGCGTCCTGCTCCAGCGCCGCACCGACAACGGGATGTGGGCGCTCCCCGGCGGCAGGATGGAGTTGGGCGAGTCCCTGGAGCAGTGCGGAATCAGGGAGACCCTGGAGGAGACCGGCATCCGCATCGAGGTGACCGGGATCGTCGGAACGTACACCAGCCCTGGGCACGTCTTCGCCTACGACGATGGCGAGGTGAGGCAGGAGTTCTCGATCTGCCTGCTTGGCCGACCGGTCGGCGGGGACCTGGAGGTGTCGGACGAGTCGACGGAGGTCGCCTGGTTCACGCCTGCGGAGGTGGACGGGCTGCCGATGGTGGCGTCCATCCGGAAGCGGCTGAACGACTGGCGGTCGGGGCGGATCCCAGTGGTGCGCTGATCCCGGGCGTTGATTCGAGCGTGTGAGCTGTCCTCTGGCAGGAGATGGCTGCTCTCCAGCAGGTCGACGACCGGCTCTACTCCTGGTCGGCGACGCTCAACTCGCTTCAGCGTTGAGATCGGTGATCAGTTCGGGCAGCTCCGCCAGCGAATCGATCCGGAGCGTGGACCGGTCGGCGGCCGGGTCGTGCTGCTGGATCCAGCCCCATGGCCCCCGCCGGAGAAGCGCGGTGCGCATCCCGGCGGCGAGCGCCGGGAGTACGTCGTTGTCGAGGCGGTCGCCGACATACAGGGTCTCGCGGGGCTCGGCCGGGGTGACCTGGGCGACGCGTTCGAAGAAGAGTGGGTCGGGCTTGCTGGCGCCCCAGTCGTCCGAGGTGCCGATCAGGTCGACGTCGCCGGTGAAGAGCTCCCGCAGGATCCTGCCGGCCCGCACCGTCTGGTTCCCGGCGATGGCCAACCACAGGCCGTCCGCGCGGAGCCGGGCGAGTGCAGGTCGGACGTCCGGGTAGAGGTCGGCCTCGTCGAAGGTCTCTGGTCGCCCGGCCGCCGCGCGCTTGTCACGCTCCTCGTACAGGTCGAAGCCGGGCCGGAAGATCTGGAACGTCTCGCGGTAGTCGCGACCCTGGGCGATGACGGCGCCGAACTGGGCGACGAAGGTGTGGCGGGGAACGCCGAGCCAGTCCGCCCAGGTGCCGTACTCACGGGTCTCGTCCACCAGGCACTCGCCGACATCGAAAACGACAGCCTTGATCGTCATGGCGGCAGCGTAGCGGAGGTGTTCCGCGCAGTTGACCGAGCGCCTGGGCGATGCCGCGAGGGCGTGCGGTGCGGCGCTGCATCGGCGCGATCTGCCCACCGCTCCCCGGACCTCCGTGCCCTCGCCCCCGAGGTCAGCGCTCCTCGCCCAGGTCGTGGCCGGTGACCGCGCGGGCGTGGGCGTGCAGGGCGCTGACCACCTCGGCGCGGGTGCGGCGGCCGGCGAGGACCTCCATCTGGTAACCGTCCTCCATGGCGACGAAGTTGGCGGCGAGCAGGCGGGGCGGGTCCTGGAGGGTGAAGTGGCCCTGGGCCTGACCCAGCACCAGGATGCCCGCGTAGACGGCGATCTGACGCTCCGTCAATGCGCTGTCCAGCGCCGCGGCCCTGGCGTCGCGCAGGCAGCGCGGCCAGTACTCGAAGAGCAGCCGGGTCAGGGCGTCGTCGGGTCCGCCGGCGACGCCGTGGTCGATGCAGGACCGGAGCTTGTCGCGGGCGTCGGCGAAGCGGTCGGCGGCCTGCTCGCGGTCCTGGCTGTAGCGCTCGATGGCCAGCTGGTAGGTCTCGTGGACCAAGGCGTCCAGATCGCCGTAGTAGAGCACCGCGGCCGGGGTGACGCCGGCCTCCTCGGCGATGTCGCGCAGACGCAGGCCCTCCAGCCCGCGCACCAGCAGGGCGCGCTGCACGGCAGCGCCCAGCTCGGCCCGGCGGGCCTCTTTCCCGCCGCCCTTCTTCGCCGCCACGGCGTCCCCTCTCCTTCGCTCGGATGTCTATCTCTGATTTTAACAACAACAGCACAGCTCTTGACGGCATTGGCGCCAGGATCTTAAATCCAGATTTAACAAGCAGTGCCGCACCAGCGTCAGGAGCCCCCACCGTGACGACGAACCCGACCGACACCGGCCACAGAACCGACACCGGCCACAGAACCGACACCGGCCACAGAACCGACACCGGCCCCAAGGCCGCCGCCCCGCCCGCCCCCGATACCACCCCCGATACCGCCCCCGGCAAAGGGCTGCGCGCCGGCTCCGTCGGCCTGGCGGCGGCCGTCGCCCTGGGCCTGTCCTCGGTGGCGCCGGCTTACAGCATCGCCGTCACCCTCGGCCTGGTCACCCTGGCCGTCGGGCACCTCGCCCCGGCCGCGCTGCTGCTCGGCTTCGTGCCGATCCTCTTCACCGCCTTCGCCTTCCGCGAGCTCAACCGGCAGATGCCGGACTGCGGCACGACCTTCGTCTGGACCACCCGCGCCTTCGGCCCGCTGACCGGCTGGCTCACCGGCGGCTGGGTGGTGCAGGTCGCCACGGTGATCGCGATGACGGCCCTGTCCCAGGTCGGCGCCGACTACCTGCTCCAGGCGCTCGGCCTGCACGCGCTGGAGCGGAGCAGCGCCGCCGTGACCGCCACCGCCGTCCTGCTGCTGGCGGCCCTCACCGCCGTCGCCCGCAGGGGCCTGCGGATCGCCGCCCCGCTCCAGTACGTCCTGCTGGGACTGCAGCTCACCGCCCTGTTCGGGTTCGGCGCCGCCGCCCTCCTGCGGCAGCACGCCGCCGCCCCGTCCCCGGCCTGGCTCGACCCCCTGGCCTTCGGCGGCTTCGGCTCCTGCGCCCAGGCGGTGCTGCTCTGCCTGTTCATCTACTGGGGCTGGGACGCGCTGATCACGGTCAACGAGGAGACCAGTGACAGCGACCGGGTCCCCGGGCGGGCCGTGCTCATCTCCACCTTCGTCCTGCTGGGCACCTACCTGTTCACCGCCTTCGCCGCGATCAGCTTCGCCGGCACCGCCGGCAGCGGCATCGGACTGGGCAACCCCGCCAACGCCACCGACATCCTGGCCACCCTCGCCCCCTCGGTGCTCGGCACGGCTCTGGCCAGGGGGGTCCAGCTCGCCATCTGCCTCTCGGCTCTCTCCGCCCTGCTCACCAGCCTCATCAGCAGCTCCCGTGCCACCCTGTCGATGGCCTCGCACGGCGCCCTGCCCCCGGCGTTCGCCCGCATCCACCCGCGCCACCGCACCCCCGGGTTCGGGACGGTCTTCTTCGGCGCGACCACCGCCGCCCTGCTGGTCCTGCTCCAGCTCCTCTCGCCGAGGTTCCTCGGCGACGCGATCCTCTGCGTCGGCCTGCTGATCGCCGGCTACTACGGCACCACCGCCCTGGCCTGCGTCTGGCACTTCCGCGGGCAACTGCGCGACTCGCCGCGCGACCTGGTGATGAAGGGCGTCCTGCCGCTGCTGGGCGCCGTGATGATGCTGGCGGCCTTCGCCCGCAGCGCCCACGACATGTACGCCCCCACCTACGGCAGCACCTCCTTCCACGGTGTCGGGGGAGTGTTCCTGCTCGGCGTCGGCTCCATCGCCCTGGGCGCGGTGGCCGTACTGATCGCCCGCGCCCGCTTCCCCCGCTTCTTCCGCGAAGGCCGCACCGCCGTCGCGCAGCTCACCATCACCGAGGACTGACACCCATGCGCACACTCGCCATCGCCGCCCTGCAGACCGCCCCCGTGCCCCACGACCTCGAAGCCGGCTGGCTGCGCTTCGCCGACCAGGTCCGCACCACCCGCGAGCTGTTCCCCCACGTCCAGCTGGTCACCGTCCCCGAACTGCTGCTGGCCGCCGAAGGACCGCTGCTGGGCCCGGCGCCCGCCGACTGGATGGAGCGGGCCGCCGTCAC
Coding sequences within:
- a CDS encoding APC family permease is translated as MTTNPTDTGHRTDTGHRTDTGHRTDTGPKAAAPPAPDTTPDTAPGKGLRAGSVGLAAAVALGLSSVAPAYSIAVTLGLVTLAVGHLAPAALLLGFVPILFTAFAFRELNRQMPDCGTTFVWTTRAFGPLTGWLTGGWVVQVATVIAMTALSQVGADYLLQALGLHALERSSAAVTATAVLLLAALTAVARRGLRIAAPLQYVLLGLQLTALFGFGAAALLRQHAAAPSPAWLDPLAFGGFGSCAQAVLLCLFIYWGWDALITVNEETSDSDRVPGRAVLISTFVLLGTYLFTAFAAISFAGTAGSGIGLGNPANATDILATLAPSVLGTALARGVQLAICLSALSALLTSLISSSRATLSMASHGALPPAFARIHPRHRTPGFGTVFFGATTAALLVLLQLLSPRFLGDAILCVGLLIAGYYGTTALACVWHFRGQLRDSPRDLVMKGVLPLLGAVMMLAAFARSAHDMYAPTYGSTSFHGVGGVFLLGVGSIALGAVAVLIARARFPRFFREGRTAVAQLTITED
- a CDS encoding HAD family hydrolase, whose protein sequence is MTIKAVVFDVGECLVDETREYGTWADWLGVPRHTFVAQFGAVIAQGRDYRETFQIFRPGFDLYEERDKRAAAGRPETFDEADLYPDVRPALARLRADGLWLAIAGNQTVRAGRILRELFTGDVDLIGTSDDWGASKPDPLFFERVAQVTPAEPRETLYVGDRLDNDVLPALAAGMRTALLRRGPWGWIQQHDPAADRSTLRIDSLAELPELITDLNAEAS
- a CDS encoding TetR/AcrR family transcriptional regulator codes for the protein MAAKKGGGKEARRAELGAAVQRALLVRGLEGLRLRDIAEEAGVTPAAVLYYGDLDALVHETYQLAIERYSQDREQAADRFADARDKLRSCIDHGVAGGPDDALTRLLFEYWPRCLRDARAAALDSALTERQIAVYAGILVLGQAQGHFTLQDPPRLLAANFVAMEDGYQMEVLAGRRTRAEVVSALHAHARAVTGHDLGEER
- a CDS encoding NUDIX hydrolase — protein: MPRRDYEDDPNAPEPNSLVPAASVVVVGDDGRVLLQRRTDNGMWALPGGRMELGESLEQCGIRETLEETGIRIEVTGIVGTYTSPGHVFAYDDGEVRQEFSICLLGRPVGGDLEVSDESTEVAWFTPAEVDGLPMVASIRKRLNDWRSGRIPVVR
- a CDS encoding NUDIX hydrolase — translated: MSSAWQNLSERTVYENPWLRVNLADVQLPDGRHLDHYVLRQRPVALATTVNERGEALLIWRHRFITDSWGWELAAGVVEDGERVEEAAAREMLEETGWRPGPLRHLLTVEPSNGLADGRHHVYWSESAEYVGHPEDDFESERRDWVPLSHVPDLVAKGEIRSANAVAALLLLHHLRRP